A window from Limanda limanda chromosome 14, fLimLim1.1, whole genome shotgun sequence encodes these proteins:
- the LOC133019683 gene encoding LOW QUALITY PROTEIN: GTPase IMAP family member 9-like (The sequence of the model RefSeq protein was modified relative to this genomic sequence to represent the inferred CDS: deleted 1 base in 1 codon), with product MCLKFSIRSNGSLRMVLIGKTGAGKSAVGNTILLRKGFHSSVSLSSVTKTCKRVTTNVKGQTLEVIDTPGLFDTELSQEQVKAEISKCIAYASPGPHVFLIILKADRFTKEEEETVEILQKLFGEQAACYTMTLFTRGDDLEEEGVTIEDVTGKNQVLSNFLKQCKGGYHVFNNRNKDHAQVHELLKKINTMVEKNGGSYYTNEMFQETEEAVQKKMNELLNADPQRDRDDARSEAKEHVAANSVLTLIGAGVGSVIGAGVGAAIGAPIGVVVGGAVGHAADKVKIL from the exons atgtgtttgaaaTTCTCCATCAGATCCAATGGA TCTCTCAGGATGGTTCTTATTGGGAAAACTGGAGCTGGGAAAAGTGCAGTAGGAAACACCATCTTACTGAGGAAGGGTTTTCATTCATCAGTTTCTCTTTCCTCAGTAACGAAAACTTGTAAGAGAGTAACAACGAATGTTAAAGGCCAAACACTGGAGGTTATTGATACTCCAGGTCTGTTTGACACCGAGCTGAGTCAAGAGCAGGTGAAGGCAGAAATCTCTAAGTGCATCGCATATGCTTCTCCTGGACCTCATGTGTTCCTGATCATCCTCAAGGCAGACAGATTcactaaagaagaagaagaaacagtggaaatccttcagaagctgtttgGAGAACAGGCTGCATGTTACACCATGACCCTGTTCACCCGTGGAGACGATCTGGAGGAAGAAGGCGTCACCATAGAAGATGTCACTGGTAAAAATCAGGTTCTCAGCAACTTCCTCAAGCAGTGCAAAGGAGGATACCATGtttttaacaacagaaataaagatCATGCTCAGGTCCATGAGCTGCTGAAGAAGATCAACACAATGGTTGAGAAAAATGGAGGAAGCTACTACACCAACGAGATGTTCCAAGAGACTGAGGAAGCTGTtcaaaaaaagatgaatgagcttctcaat GCTGATCCACAGAGGGACCGGGATGACGCAAGATCTGAAGCAAAGGAACATGTGGCAGCAAATAGTGTCTTAACCCTTATTGGAGCAGGTGTTGGAAGTGTTATTGGAGCAGGTGTTGGAGCTGCTATTGGAGCGCCGATTGGGGTGGTAGTTGGTGGAGCAGTGGGACATGCTGCTGACAAA GTGAAGATCCTCTGA